Proteins encoded by one window of Labrus bergylta chromosome 2, fLabBer1.1, whole genome shotgun sequence:
- the LOC110005527 gene encoding protein NLRC3-like, whose translation MLDVLTLSTAQILNLMRFCWMMRQRPDSPGPSCVSMKSDRSIDRLIEFKDRRPADGRVQQESSNVHRDQSDQQNPTDLDSIFMLLEENIITFVKNELKRVHRVLSPDYPECLESQSEDEEQGRSCKEAFLKITLNFLRRMKQEELADCLQSRTVAAECRRKLKSNLKEKFQCVFEGIAKAGNPTLLNQIYTELYITEGGTGEVNDEHEVRQIETASRKPDRPETTIRQEDIFKVSPGRDEPIRRVMTKGVAGIGKTVLTQKFTLDWAEDKDNQDIQFTFPFTFRELNVLKVKKFSLVELVHHFFPETKEAGICRFEEFQVVFIFDGLDECRLPLDFKNNETLTDVTESTSVDVLLTNLIRGKLLPSAHLWITTRPAAANQIPPECVDMVTEVRGFTDPQKEEYFRKRFRNEEQADRIISHIKTSRSLHIMCHIPVFCWITATVLEDVLKTREGGELPKTLTEMYIHFLVVQSKLKNIKYDGGAETDPHWSPESRKMIKSLGKLAFEQLQKGNLIFYDSDLTECGIDIRAASVYSGVFTQIFKEERGLYQDKVFCFIHLSVQEFLAALHVHLTFINSGVNLMSEKQTTSRWSKGFREKPDPKHLYQSAVDQTLQSPNGHLDLFLRFLLGLSQETNQNLIRGLLTHTGSGSKTNQKTVKYIKEKISEDLSAEKSINLFHCLNELNDRSLVEEIQQSLRSGRLSTDKLSPAQWSALVFILLSSEKDLDVFDLKKYSASEEALLRLLPVIKASNKALLSGCNLSERSCEALSSVLSSQSSSLRELDLSNNNLHDSEVKLLCSGLKTLHCSLETLNLQLCCVSFSPSDACELELDTNTMNRKLKLSDNNRKVTHMEEYQSYPDHPDRFDCWWSQLLCRTGLTGRCYWEVEWRGKVDVSVSYRGIRRRGGRAECLFGFNDQSWSLICSDEGYSVCHNNIRTKISSSSSSSVSHRVAVYMDCPAGSLSFYRVSSDTLIHLHTFNTTFTEPLYPGFVFWSPGSSVSLCGLSV comes from the exons atgttggatgtcctgACTTTGTCCACAGCCCAGATCCTGAACCTGATGAGGTTCTGCTG gatgatgagacagagaccagactctcctggacccagctgtgtgtccatgaagagtgaccgatCTATAGATCGCCTTATTGAGTTTAAAGAtagacgtcctgctgatggaag agttcaacaggagagctccaacgttcacagagatcaatcagaccagcagaatccaacagacctggactccatctttatg ctgctggaggagaacatcatcacctttgtgaagaacgagctgaagagagtccacagggttctgagtccagattacccagaatgcttagagagtcagagtgaggatgaagagcaggggagaagctgtaaagaggcatttttgaagatcactctgaacttcctgaggagaatgaagcaggaggagctggctgactgtctgcagagca gaacaGTCGCTGCAGAGTGCCGTcgtaaactcaaatctaacctgaaggagaagttccagtgtgtgtttgaggggattgctaaagcaggaaacccaacccttctgaaccagatctacacagagctctacatcacagagggagggactggagaggtcaatgatgaacacgaggtcagacagattgaaacagcatccaggaaaccagacagaccagaaacaaccatcagacaagaagacatctttaaagtctcacctggaagagatgaaccaatcagaagagtgatgacaaagggagtggctggcatcgggaaaacagtcttaacacagaagttcactctggactgggctgaagacaaagacaaccaggacatacagttcacatttccattcactttcagagagctgaatgtgctgaaagtgaaaaagttcagcttggtggaacttgttcatcacttctttcctgaaaccaaagaagcaggaatctgcaggtttgaagagttccaggttgtgttcatctttgacggtctggatgagtgtcgacttcctctggactttaaaaacaacgagaccctgactgatgtcacagagtccacctcagtggatgtgctgctgacaaacctcatcagggggaaactgcttccctctgctcacctctggataactacaagacctgcagcagccaatcagatccctcctgagtgtgttgacatggtaacagaggtcagagggttcactgacccacagaaagaggagtacttcaggaagaggttcagaaatgaggagcaagccgacagaatcatctcccacatcaagacatccagaagcctccacatcatgtgccacatcccagtcttctgctggatcactgctacagttctggaggatgtgctgaagaccagagagggaggagagctgcccaagaccctgactgagatgtacatccacttcctggtggttcagtccaaactgaagaacatcaagtatgatggaggagctgagacagatccacactggagtccagagagcaggaagatgattaagtctctgggaaaactggcttttgagcagctgcagaaaggaaacctgatcttctatgactcagacctgacagagtgtggcatcgatatcagagcagcctcagtgtactcaggagtgttcacacagatctttaaagaggagagaggactgtaccaggacaaggtgttctgcttcatccatctgagtgttcaggagtttctggctgctcttcatgtccatctgaccttcatcaactctggagtcaatctgatgtcagaaaaacaaacaacatccagGTGGTCTAAAggattcagagaaaaacctgacccaaaacatttatatcagagtgctgtggaccagaccttacagagtcctaatggacacctggacttgttcctccgcttcctcctcggtctttctcaagagaccaatcagaatctcatacgaggtctgctgacacacacaggaagtggctcaaagactaatcagaaaacagtcaagtacatcaaggagaagatcagtgaggatctgtctgcagagaaaagcatcaatctgttccactgtctgaatgaactgaatgatcgttctctagtggaggagatccaacagtccctgagatcaggacgtctctccacagataaactgtctcctgctcagtggtcagctctggtcttcatcttactgtcatcagaaaaagatctggacgtgtttgacctgaagaaatactctgcttcagaggaggctcttctgaggctgctgcctgtgatcaaagcttcaaacaaagctct gctgagtggttgtaacctctcagagagaagctgtgaagctctgtcctcagtcctcagctcccagtcctctagtctgagagagctggacctgagcaacaacaacctgcatgattcagaagtgaagctgctgtgtagtggtttaaagactctacactgttcactggaaacgctc aacctgcagctgtgttgtgtctcgttctctccatcagacgcctgtgagctggaactggacacaaacacaatgaacagaaaactgaaactgtctgacaacaacaggaaggtgacacatATGGAGGAGtatcagtcatatcctgatcatccagacagatttgattgCTGGTggtctcagctgctgtgtaggactggtctgactggtcgctgttactgggaggtcgagtggagaggaaaggttgatgtatcagtgagttacagaggaatcagaaggagaggaggcagagctgaatgtttgtttggatttaatgatcagtcctggagtctgatctgctctgatgaaggttactctgtctgtcacaataacataagaacaaagatctcctcttcctcctcctcctctgtctctcacagagtagcagtgtatatggactgtcctgctggctctctgtccttctacagagtctcctctgacacactgatccacctccacaccttcaacaccacattcactgaacctctctatcctgggtttgtgttctggtctcctggttcttcagtgtctctgtgtggtctgtcagtctga